The Polaribacter sp. KT25b genome contains the following window.
CAAAAATTTAGAAAAAGGGAGCATTTCTTTAAAAGAGCTATTGCTTTTCACGCTTATGTGTACTTTGATCACTTAGCTGAAAGCGACGACTATTCCATTAATATGAACACCTATGAAATTATAGATGGTAAAAAAGAAACACTTATTGATTATGTAGATAAGATTTTAAACGATCCGGAAAAGCGAAAGTTATATAATGTTGATGGACTTAAGAACCTTCGTATCACTCTTGAAGAATTAGGAGTTACTAAAGGCGAAGAACTTTGAAATATGTAGGTTTTTTAATTGCCCACAACAACTTGTTAAACATTAAAAAAAAAACCCGAGATAGACCTTGAAAAAAGATATTTAATTATTATTTCGTTTATAATAATCGGAATTTTCCTTTGGTTGGGAATGAGAGTTGAACGTAAATTTACAAAATTGGATGAAACTTTTAAACCTGAATATAAAATTGAAAGAATTTACTTTCCCGAAAAAAGAGAGTCTTTATATCTGAAAAGAAAAACTTGTGGAATAACAGGAAATCACCAAACTACTGTAATATCAAAAAAAAAGAAATTCCAATTTGAAACTGAAACTATTTCAGATTATGTTTTTAAAGAATTTTTAGAAATTATCTTTAAAGCCGAAAATAATAAATTAATAATTTATTCATATTATAAACCCGAAATTCCAATAAAATTTGAATCAGAAATTGAAATAGAATTAAGATAACATAAGAAAAATGCTGAATAAAATAATTAAAAAAAGAAAGCTGAAAAAAACTATAGAAAATTTAAATAAAAAACGTTTTACAACACCGTGTATAAAAAATTGCTATATTTAGCTAAACTAAAACTTGTTGCTTTTTTGCAAACTTCTGAATTTCCGCTGGAAATTCCTCGTTCACAAAATCGCAACTTTTAATACACAACAACGTTGGCAACAAGCTGAAAAAAATGAACGAAAATCCTTCAAATAATTCTACTCTTGATTTTTATGAAAAATTACTTTTAGGTCCTTTAATGCAATTATATTCTGCAAGAAAAGAGACTGAACTTTCTGATTGGATGAGCTTTTCAAATCTACTTATTGACAAATTCGCAATACATTCATCTTCATTCTTCCATTTATCAAAAGGAATTATTGAACATAGAAAATCAGGCGAAAAAAAGAGAATAAATGGTTATGATTTATTTACTGTAAACACAACTTTTAGAGCATTATTAGAAACTTATGTGACATTTCATAATCTTTTTGTTGAACCAAAATCTGAGCAAGAAACAGAATTACGTTTTTTGATTTGGAAACTTGATGGACTTTATCAAAAAAGGAAATATGATATTGATAAATCTGATTTTGAAAAAGCGGAGGAAATACTTAAAAAAGACAATGAATTAATAAATAACACTCAAAAACAAATAGAACAATCTGAATTCTTTAAGAAATTAAACTCTGAACAATCTATAAAAATTTATAATCCTAATTTTAAAAGTGCAAATTGGAAGTTTTTAATTAAAAATGACCTTATAAAACCAAAAAAAATACTTGAATTAGTAAAACACGTTTGTAAACAAAAAGGTTTTGTTAACTTATATAAATATACGTCAATTCATTCTCACTCGAATTTTCCTGCTTTAGCAGAATTTAAAGATACTCGTGGGAAAATTATATCTGACAAACATACAGAACCAACAACTGAATATGCTACAATTATGACTTGCCTTTTAATGTCTGATATTTGTATCATTGATAAAAACGCAAAGTCAAAATTTGAAACTTTTCCGAAAGCAATTAAAGAATATATAAATGGAATTACAAAAGTAATTAAGGAGTCTGAATAAAAGCCTGTTGCCAACACCGTATAAACTTTATTGCTGGTTTTGGCTCACTTGGGAAATTCCTCCGGAATTTCGCCGTTCGTGTTTTATTTAGTAAATTCACTGCGTTAAACAACGCAACAAAGCTTATACAACAACGTTAGCTGTAATTAACCACTCGAAACCTTATGGAACAAAGAATTTCAATTAGTAAAGCAATAAACAGAGGTCACTTAATTGTGAATCTTCCAGTTTGTATATCTATGTTTGGAATTCCTGCTCTAGCATTTTATTTTTCAGCTGAAAATTTAATTCCTAATTGGGGAATTGGAGTCAGTTTTGTAATTGGATTTACACTTGCTTGGTTAACTTGGAGTTTTATGATTATGAAATGGCGAATTTGGGCATTTAATAAAGTTAGAAATGTTCACGAACTGAAAAAGAAAGCTATCGAACAAGGTTTAATGTGGAATGACGATAGTTGGTTTAATAAAACTGAAATAAGAACTAACTCTGACAAGTTGCAATGGAAAGTCTTGGAGAAAAAATTTGATAAAAAAGATGTCTTTAAAGAAGATCAATCTGTTTCTAAAAAATCAATTATTTATTACTCGAAAATTAAAAATACTTATGAATTTTTAATAATGTTAATAGCTTTGGGTGGTGGAATTTATTTACTTCTTAAATCAGACAGTTATATAATTGGAACATTATTAGTTTTATCTGGAACATATTTTGGTTTTAAGGAAATAAAAAAAGTTTTTAATTTTAGTCCACAAATAACAATAGATAATAAAGGAATAAAAACAGCTACTACTGAATTCAAAAATTGGAGTGAAATAAAAAATGAAGAGATTATTATAGAAGGTTATGGAAAAAATAAGGAATTTTATATGATTTATGATTATTCAAATGGTTTTGAAAAAATAAAAATTGATGATTTCAATATTAGTCCTAAAAAATTAGAGAATTTAATAAGAACATATAGAATTAGGAATAATAAAAACTACAGCT
Protein-coding sequences here:
- a CDS encoding DUF5677 domain-containing protein; the protein is MNENPSNNSTLDFYEKLLLGPLMQLYSARKETELSDWMSFSNLLIDKFAIHSSSFFHLSKGIIEHRKSGEKKRINGYDLFTVNTTFRALLETYVTFHNLFVEPKSEQETELRFLIWKLDGLYQKRKYDIDKSDFEKAEEILKKDNELINNTQKQIEQSEFFKKLNSEQSIKIYNPNFKSANWKFLIKNDLIKPKKILELVKHVCKQKGFVNLYKYTSIHSHSNFPALAEFKDTRGKIISDKHTEPTTEYATIMTCLLMSDICIIDKNAKSKFETFPKAIKEYINGITKVIKESE